A single Cryomorphaceae bacterium DNA region contains:
- a CDS encoding sterol desaturase family protein, with protein sequence MERYLEAFWQATTNFAGYTWREITFQVDPWYVNYFWWLVVLSLAVWGLEIAFPWRKGQARVRKDFWLDAFYMFFNFYIFKIVIFMAFSEWTYMLVNDVFGSGWENKLIIVDMQKYPAWIQLLVFFVATDFIQWFTHVLLHRIPFLWRFHKVHHSVEEMGFAAHLRYHWMENVFYTPMKYIMVMLIGNFYPEQAFIVFYIAIAIGHLNHANIHLTYGPLKYLINNPVMHLWHHVYNMPNGRKYGLNYGISLSVWDYIFGTADIPKDDAHIKIGFPGVEKFPKGFWGQIAYGWNLTRWEGKKEEDA encoded by the coding sequence ATGGAGCGCTATTTAGAAGCCTTTTGGCAAGCCACAACCAACTTCGCTGGCTATACTTGGAGAGAAATCACCTTTCAAGTTGACCCTTGGTACGTGAATTACTTTTGGTGGTTGGTCGTCCTTTCTTTGGCTGTTTGGGGATTGGAGATTGCATTCCCATGGAGAAAAGGGCAAGCCCGAGTACGCAAAGACTTCTGGCTCGATGCTTTCTACATGTTTTTCAATTTCTACATCTTCAAGATCGTCATCTTCATGGCGTTTTCAGAGTGGACGTATATGCTGGTCAACGATGTATTTGGCTCAGGATGGGAAAATAAACTGATCATTGTTGACATGCAGAAATACCCTGCATGGATACAACTGCTTGTTTTCTTTGTAGCGACCGATTTCATTCAATGGTTCACACACGTCCTTCTTCACCGGATTCCTTTTTTGTGGCGTTTCCACAAGGTCCACCACAGTGTTGAAGAAATGGGATTTGCCGCCCACTTGCGGTACCATTGGATGGAGAATGTTTTCTACACTCCCATGAAGTACATCATGGTCATGCTCATTGGAAACTTCTACCCTGAACAGGCCTTCATCGTATTCTACATTGCCATCGCCATCGGACACCTGAATCACGCAAACATCCACTTGACCTATGGCCCTTTAAAGTACCTCATCAATAATCCCGTCATGCACTTGTGGCATCACGTATACAATATGCCAAACGGCCGCAAGTACGGCTTGAACTACGGAATTTCGCTGAGCGTATGGGATTACATTTTCGGCACGGCGGACATTCCTAAAGATGATGCCCACATCAAGATTGGATTCCCAGGGGTTGAAAAATTTCCAAAGGGGTTCTGGGGTCAAATTGCCTACGGATGGAACTTAACTCGTTGGGAAGGTAAAAAGGAAGAAGACGCTTAA
- a CDS encoding sulfurtransferase, translating to MVHARIISIVLLGATLSMSMACNRPTGEQQEVVVVNEKVSSPSLLSLEEVENALSDSSWAVIDLRRPHEFAEGHLPGALQVWRDDIQRHDLPYSGMCATREQIEQLFSELGISTGQKILIYDAKGLVDAARLWWILKYYGYDDAYMFDGGLAAWQRSNRPLSTEPIHKAPSEFVLEGPSRADWHAQRSDVEAALADSAIVILDTRSQDEFEGRNQKLGAFRAGHIPGALWVDYCLTFDYRVTQEFYTLEAIEELYQSRGLHADTPIIVYCHSGVRSAHTTFVLRELLGYRNVRNYDGSWTEWSFFEELPIEAVADEETS from the coding sequence ATGGTACATGCTCGAATTATAAGTATTGTCTTGTTGGGAGCAACCCTCTCGATGTCCATGGCCTGCAACCGCCCTACCGGAGAGCAACAAGAGGTCGTGGTTGTGAACGAAAAAGTCAGCTCTCCTTCTCTTCTGAGCCTTGAAGAGGTGGAGAACGCCTTATCCGACTCCTCATGGGCAGTCATCGACCTACGGCGACCACATGAATTTGCCGAGGGCCATCTACCCGGAGCACTTCAAGTTTGGCGCGACGATATCCAACGACACGATCTTCCCTATTCAGGCATGTGCGCCACTCGTGAGCAGATTGAGCAGCTCTTCTCCGAACTAGGGATTTCGACTGGACAAAAAATCTTGATATACGATGCCAAAGGTCTAGTAGACGCGGCACGCCTTTGGTGGATTTTGAAGTACTACGGATACGATGATGCCTACATGTTCGATGGCGGACTAGCGGCTTGGCAAAGAAGTAATCGTCCGCTTAGCACGGAGCCCATTCATAAGGCGCCGTCGGAGTTTGTTTTAGAAGGGCCCTCACGGGCCGATTGGCACGCTCAACGGTCAGATGTTGAAGCCGCCTTAGCCGACAGTGCAATAGTCATATTAGACACGAGGTCTCAAGATGAGTTTGAGGGCCGAAACCAGAAGTTGGGCGCATTCAGGGCAGGACATATACCCGGAGCACTTTGGGTCGACTATTGCCTGACCTTTGATTATCGCGTGACCCAAGAGTTCTATACGTTAGAAGCCATTGAAGAACTCTATCAATCGCGTGGACTGCATGCTGACACGCCGATCATTGTCTACTGCCACAGTGGAGTTCGATCGGCCCATACAACCTTTGTTTTACGAGAATTGTTAGGATACCGAAATGTCCGCAACTACGATGGCAGTTGGACGGAGTGGAGCTTCTTCGAAGAACTTCCTATCGAGGCCGTCGCAGATGAAGAGACATCTTAA
- a CDS encoding monoheme cytochrome C: MRILQNLTRLVLLVGVLGVITAIQLTRPQSFSLDQYFPAQAEVATFEESTDAVEKIEEGIHVATGLVYDERFEIVRASCTACHSAKLITQNRMSRENWKKTIVWMQETQKLWDLGPNEDKILDYLAEYYAPKDFGRRKNLDIEEWYMLEL, encoded by the coding sequence CTGCGCATTCTGCAGAATTTAACCCGCCTGGTTCTTCTGGTTGGGGTTCTGGGGGTCATTACAGCTATCCAATTGACCCGGCCACAGTCCTTTTCGCTGGATCAGTACTTTCCCGCCCAAGCCGAAGTGGCCACCTTCGAAGAATCAACCGATGCCGTGGAAAAAATTGAAGAAGGCATCCATGTCGCCACGGGTCTCGTATACGACGAGCGATTTGAGATCGTCCGGGCCAGTTGCACGGCTTGTCACAGCGCCAAGTTGATCACACAAAATCGAATGAGCCGAGAAAACTGGAAAAAGACGATCGTTTGGATGCAGGAAACCCAGAAACTCTGGGACCTGGGGCCTAATGAAGACAAAATACTGGACTACTTGGCCGAGTATTATGCGCCCAAGGACTTTGGCCGCCGAAAAAACTTAGACATCGAAGAATGGTACATGCTCGAATTATAA
- a CDS encoding molybdopterin-dependent oxidoreductase, which produces MNESHSPKGIHELYAEDPERAAEILWGKDAPAVTRRGFLTKSALGTLGAVLGANMVFGANFPAKLIPALLADSDDPFELDGKSRELKVLNDKPWNIETPAHLLDDRVTPADKMFVRNNGLLPASFDLQSWTLTIEGEAVNGTKTYTLRELKENFKQYTYQLTLECGGNGRAEFNPPAKGNQWTTGGVGCPSWTGIRLKDLLEDVGITDKAVYIGYEGADIHLSGDPDKVVISRGVPIEKALQEESLIAFQMNGQDIPKHNGYPLRLVLGGWPASVSGKWLTKILVRDRVHDGAKMEAPSYRVPCEPVAPGEEVKPEDMCIIHSMPVKSLITYPKSGGMMELGKTLDIRGHAWAGERAVKRMQFSIDFGATWQDAELEPAVNRLAWQHWTATVKFPQKGYYEVWAKATDDAGESQPMITPGWNPKGYLNNATHRIAIKVI; this is translated from the coding sequence ATGAACGAATCGCACAGTCCAAAGGGAATACACGAGCTTTATGCCGAAGATCCTGAACGCGCGGCCGAGATCCTTTGGGGAAAGGATGCACCTGCCGTTACGCGAAGAGGGTTCTTGACTAAGAGTGCACTAGGGACCTTAGGCGCCGTTTTGGGTGCGAACATGGTCTTTGGTGCAAACTTTCCGGCCAAATTGATTCCAGCCTTGCTCGCGGACAGCGATGACCCATTTGAACTGGACGGGAAATCAAGGGAACTGAAAGTACTGAACGATAAGCCCTGGAACATTGAGACGCCCGCTCACCTCCTTGATGATCGTGTGACCCCGGCAGATAAAATGTTTGTGCGAAACAACGGTTTACTACCCGCTTCCTTTGACCTCCAATCCTGGACGCTCACTATTGAAGGAGAAGCGGTTAATGGAACCAAGACCTACACACTACGTGAGCTCAAAGAGAATTTCAAGCAGTATACCTACCAGCTGACCCTAGAGTGCGGGGGAAATGGCCGTGCAGAATTCAATCCTCCCGCCAAAGGAAATCAATGGACTACGGGTGGCGTAGGCTGTCCGTCTTGGACTGGAATTCGGTTAAAAGACTTATTAGAAGATGTAGGAATCACCGACAAAGCGGTCTACATCGGCTATGAAGGTGCAGATATTCACCTTAGCGGAGACCCTGATAAAGTGGTCATCTCCCGAGGTGTACCCATCGAAAAAGCCCTTCAGGAAGAAAGTTTGATAGCCTTCCAGATGAATGGTCAGGACATTCCTAAGCACAATGGATATCCTCTGCGCTTGGTATTGGGTGGTTGGCCGGCAAGTGTCTCGGGAAAATGGCTGACCAAAATCTTGGTACGTGATCGCGTGCACGATGGCGCCAAGATGGAAGCGCCCAGCTATCGAGTGCCTTGCGAGCCGGTTGCCCCCGGAGAGGAAGTAAAGCCTGAAGATATGTGCATCATTCACTCGATGCCGGTAAAATCACTGATCACCTATCCAAAGTCTGGGGGAATGATGGAATTGGGCAAGACGCTCGACATTCGGGGTCATGCATGGGCCGGAGAGCGAGCAGTAAAGCGGATGCAATTCAGCATCGACTTCGGTGCCACGTGGCAAGATGCCGAGCTCGAACCCGCCGTAAATCGCTTGGCCTGGCAGCACTGGACCGCCACTGTGAAATTCCCTCAAAAAGGATACTACGAAGTCTGGGCTAAGGCCACGGATGATGCCGGTGAGTCCCAACCAATGATTACACCTGGCTGGAATCCCAAGGGCTATTTGAATAACGCCACGCATCGAATTGCCATTAAAGTCATCTAA
- the porQ gene encoding type IX secretion system protein PorQ, with product MKRSLLWILLFTAFISSAQPGGRHSYEFLTLVMSPRVAAMGGELLAIPDGDINVGLWNPSVLNDESTGQLSMNYVNYFDDINYGQAAYGRKIEHGYLSFGARYVNYGTFVETDEFGNIIGEFTGSDVALTGGYGRWLDSSWSVGANFKLIGSALANYGSIGFATDYAITWHAKESNLNASLVVANVGTQIATYTRSPREPLPFEIKMALSGKPEHAPIRWHITAEHLEQLDLTFEDPNAPNTDPLTGEPIDNSNSLGKKIISHFVLGAELFPGNSFNLRAGYNFRRSQEMSLATRRSGAGFSWGFGLRLRSFRIDYAMATYHVSGASHHFGISTDLNKLF from the coding sequence ATGAAGCGATCGCTCCTTTGGATCCTCTTGTTTACGGCCTTTATAAGTTCGGCCCAGCCTGGCGGACGACACAGCTATGAGTTCTTGACTTTGGTGATGTCACCGCGTGTTGCGGCTATGGGAGGAGAGCTTTTGGCGATTCCCGACGGCGATATCAATGTTGGTTTGTGGAACCCCAGCGTACTGAACGACGAATCTACGGGGCAGCTCTCCATGAACTACGTCAATTACTTCGACGACATCAACTATGGTCAGGCAGCCTACGGCCGTAAGATTGAGCACGGATACCTGAGCTTTGGGGCGCGCTACGTCAACTACGGCACATTCGTTGAAACTGACGAATTCGGGAACATCATTGGGGAGTTTACCGGGTCCGATGTGGCCCTGACAGGAGGATACGGTCGTTGGTTAGATTCGTCTTGGTCGGTCGGCGCCAACTTTAAGCTCATTGGTTCTGCCTTGGCCAACTACGGCAGCATTGGATTTGCAACGGACTATGCCATTACATGGCACGCCAAAGAATCCAACTTAAACGCCAGCCTTGTTGTTGCCAACGTAGGTACACAAATTGCCACCTATACCCGTTCTCCCCGCGAGCCGCTGCCTTTCGAGATCAAAATGGCCCTAAGTGGTAAGCCCGAACATGCACCGATTCGTTGGCACATTACAGCCGAACATCTGGAACAGCTCGATTTGACCTTCGAGGACCCGAATGCCCCGAACACAGACCCATTAACGGGTGAGCCTATTGATAATTCGAATTCTCTGGGCAAAAAAATCATCAGCCATTTTGTCCTTGGAGCGGAGCTGTTCCCGGGAAACAGCTTCAATCTGAGAGCGGGGTACAATTTTAGACGTTCACAGGAAATGTCCTTAGCCACGCGCCGTTCCGGTGCGGGTTTCTCCTGGGGTTTTGGGCTTCGGCTGCGAAGCTTTCGAATCGACTATGCCATGGCCACCTATCACGTCAGCGGCGCCTCGCACCATTTTGGCATCAGCACAGACCTGAATAAACTATTCTAA
- a CDS encoding (d)CMP kinase — protein MKELTIAIDGYSSTGKSTLAKELAKALGYIYIDTGAMYRAVTLSALRHDAFATGSLDQNWLDDHLPQLEISFDRGPEGQVSTLLNGENVEQEIRQMEVSSRVSEVAAVSEVRRFLVAQQQAMGARGGTVLDGRDIGTVVFPNAELKIFMTASAEVRTERRYQELLEKGEQVTRDEVQSNLLERDRIDSSRSDSPLRQAEDALLLDNSTLTREQQFDQVLRWARERMS, from the coding sequence ATGAAGGAGTTGACCATCGCAATTGACGGTTATTCCAGCACGGGAAAGAGCACCCTTGCCAAAGAATTAGCGAAGGCCCTGGGGTATATTTATATCGATACGGGGGCCATGTATAGGGCTGTGACTCTAAGTGCCTTACGGCACGATGCATTTGCAACAGGGTCATTGGATCAAAACTGGTTGGATGACCATCTTCCCCAACTTGAAATAAGCTTTGATCGCGGCCCTGAGGGTCAAGTTTCCACCCTTTTAAACGGAGAAAATGTGGAGCAAGAGATTCGACAAATGGAAGTCAGCTCACGCGTTTCTGAAGTAGCGGCGGTCTCTGAGGTCCGGCGGTTCCTGGTAGCTCAGCAACAGGCTATGGGCGCTCGTGGAGGCACTGTCCTTGATGGTCGAGACATCGGAACCGTGGTGTTTCCGAACGCAGAACTGAAAATATTCATGACGGCTTCTGCCGAGGTCCGGACTGAAAGAAGGTATCAGGAGCTCCTTGAAAAAGGAGAGCAGGTGACGCGAGATGAGGTTCAATCCAATTTATTAGAGCGGGACCGCATAGACAGCTCAAGATCGGATAGCCCTTTGCGCCAAGCTGAAGATGCGCTGCTCTTGGACAATTCTACCTTGACGCGCGAGCAGCAATTTGATCAAGTGCTACGTTGGGCTCGGGAACGAATGAGCTAA